A stretch of the Candidatus Eremiobacteraceae bacterium genome encodes the following:
- a CDS encoding R3H domain-containing nucleic acid-binding protein, whose amino-acid sequence MSGFDSRYEGGRGAGRSDRGERGGGYGSGGYGHGAGRPDRGGFGRGPGRGSGGFHRRREECPQDLRAPFKDARDFLAGLIHTFGLPARLSYGGIEQARDGRQIVIDVRGVRDRPARGYDRDDERDDELGLLIGKRGNMLDALTVVTNAVMHREGDRDVFFAVDVEGYRARRRATLRSIALRAADRVLQEGVEVELEPMPPSERRIVHMALAAHRDVETESTGAGLDRRVVILARRAGRAESAGDNRNGRDRNGRDRAGADRDGRERAPARGRGRGPDIDRARDTDRPIGDDYPRDDRYVD is encoded by the coding sequence ATGAGCGGATTTGATTCACGGTACGAGGGCGGTCGCGGCGCCGGCCGCTCGGATCGCGGCGAACGCGGCGGCGGATATGGATCGGGCGGATACGGACACGGCGCCGGCCGGCCTGACCGCGGCGGATTCGGTCGCGGTCCCGGTCGCGGCAGCGGCGGGTTCCATCGCCGCCGTGAAGAGTGCCCACAAGATCTGCGCGCGCCCTTCAAAGATGCGCGCGATTTTCTCGCCGGCCTCATCCACACGTTCGGCTTGCCTGCGCGTCTTTCGTACGGCGGCATCGAGCAGGCTCGCGACGGCAGACAGATCGTCATCGACGTGCGCGGAGTCCGAGATCGGCCCGCGCGCGGCTACGATCGCGACGACGAGCGCGACGATGAACTCGGACTGCTCATCGGCAAACGCGGCAACATGCTCGATGCGCTCACCGTCGTCACCAATGCCGTGATGCATCGCGAAGGCGATCGCGACGTCTTCTTCGCAGTGGACGTCGAAGGCTATCGGGCGCGGCGCCGTGCGACGCTCCGAAGCATCGCTCTGCGCGCGGCGGACCGCGTGCTGCAGGAAGGTGTCGAAGTCGAACTCGAGCCGATGCCGCCTTCGGAGCGTCGCATCGTGCACATGGCGCTCGCAGCGCATCGTGACGTGGAGACGGAGAGCACGGGTGCCGGCCTCGACCGGCGCGTCGTGATCTTGGCAAGACGAGCCGGCCGCGCGGAGAGCGCGGGCGACAACCGCAATGGCCGCGACCGCAACGGACGCGACCGCGCTGGCGCAGATCGCGACGGCCGGGAGCGAGCGCCCGCGCGAGGGCGGGGCCGCGGACCGGACATCGATCGAGCGCGCGATACCGATCGCCCGATCGGCGACGACTATCCGCGCGACGACCGCTACGTCGATTGA